A window from Hemicordylus capensis ecotype Gifberg chromosome 2, rHemCap1.1.pri, whole genome shotgun sequence encodes these proteins:
- the RFK gene encoding riboflavin kinase, translated as MKHLPYSCRGAVVQGFGRGSKELGIPTANFSEEVVESFPPDVTTGIYYGWACVGNGDVHKMVLSIGWNPYYKNVKKSVETHIIHTFKEDFYGEILSIIIVGYIRPEKNFDSLDALIAAIQGDIEEAKKALDLPEHQKFKHDNFFHMAKVSNMTNGH; from the exons ATGAAGCACCTGCCCTATTCCTGCCGTGGTGCGGTCGTGCAGGGCTTCGGCCGCGGCTCCAAGGAGCTGGGCATTCCCACAG CTAACTTTTCTGAGGAAGTAGTTGAAAGTTTCCCACCTGATGTCACTACTGGCATATACTATGGATGGGCTTGTGTTGGAAatggagatgtgcacaaaatggtctTGAGCATAGGCTGGAATCCATATTACAAGAATGTTAAGAAATCTGTG GAAACTCATATCATTCACACCTTCAAGGAGGACTTTTATGGAGAAATTCTTAGTATAATCATTGTTGGATACATAAGACCAGAAAAAAACTTTGATTCTTTAG ATGCACTCATAGCAGCTATTCAAGGTGACATTGAAGAAGCTAAAAAAGCGCTGGACCTGCCAGAACATCAGAAATTTAAACACGACAACTTCTTTCACATGGCTAAAGTTAGCAATATGACTAATGGTCATTGA